One genomic segment of Vibrio quintilis includes these proteins:
- a CDS encoding methyl-accepting chemotaxis protein has product MMNFGFKKTLLLSIITIVTLTVGSSNYLSYLRASDIFSDSIYKGMEERVSLEAQKVSGYIKSKTDSVVNIADDYKAHQYNSNHAERMRVAALSAHIPALTVGLANGDAYASFANSNWVDGKNPPNYDPRKRGWYQDAMKTSGAIFTDPYKDATTGELMVSIGQQAKNGTVILADIPLTILSDTVSQIQLDGVVALIVTENSTILATTSQAVSVGEKLANNRDLSTLVGKLTQSDHVVVDYNLNNVDKVMFSQRIKYGDKNWYMLIGLDKDVIFSKLNEMKYKAMALTAIYVVLSILITLLVLNFLYRPILALKKTIVGLSQGNGDLTQRLEVTTEDDLGQMADGVNKFIASLQNMMLDIHSATLSLKDNISRLKHQSEDNASILYQHMQETEQVVTAIEEMSATADSVAQNAGEAAQFTKEAATIGSNALMVMDEGKGKVISLVDEVDTTANSLLAMSEETKDINAVLTVIGDIAEQTNLLALNAAIEAARAGEQGRGFAVVADEVRALASRTQSSTEEIEQALNRLQSRNAQVVDAMNATKVTCQETSDSTEEVSNSITSLTSQVSGITELSMQIATAAEEQSSVSQEISRNMNAINDMVSQLNQNGENTVKQTDDIEQVNTGLMNMINQFKLK; this is encoded by the coding sequence ATGATGAATTTCGGTTTCAAAAAAACACTTTTGCTCTCCATTATTACTATCGTGACATTAACTGTCGGTTCATCCAACTATCTGTCTTACCTCCGTGCCAGTGATATTTTCAGCGACTCGATTTATAAAGGCATGGAAGAGCGGGTCTCTCTGGAAGCACAAAAAGTATCGGGTTATATCAAGTCCAAAACAGACTCAGTAGTCAACATTGCTGATGATTACAAAGCGCATCAATACAACAGCAATCACGCAGAACGTATGCGGGTTGCGGCACTGTCTGCGCATATCCCGGCCCTGACCGTCGGCCTTGCCAATGGCGATGCCTATGCCTCATTTGCTAACAGCAACTGGGTAGACGGTAAAAATCCGCCCAATTACGACCCGCGAAAACGCGGCTGGTATCAGGATGCAATGAAAACCTCCGGTGCTATCTTCACCGATCCGTATAAAGATGCCACGACCGGTGAACTGATGGTCAGCATCGGCCAACAGGCCAAAAACGGCACCGTCATCCTGGCCGATATTCCTCTGACAATTTTATCAGACACGGTTTCTCAAATTCAGCTCGATGGTGTCGTGGCACTTATCGTTACAGAAAACTCCACCATTCTGGCAACCACCTCTCAGGCAGTCAGTGTAGGCGAGAAACTGGCAAATAACCGGGATCTGTCAACCCTGGTTGGCAAACTGACTCAAAGCGATCATGTCGTTGTCGACTACAATCTCAATAATGTTGATAAGGTCATGTTTTCCCAGCGAATTAAATACGGTGATAAAAACTGGTATATGCTGATTGGTCTGGATAAAGACGTGATCTTCAGCAAGTTAAATGAGATGAAGTACAAAGCAATGGCCCTGACGGCTATCTATGTTGTGCTCAGTATTCTCATCACCCTGCTGGTGCTTAACTTCCTGTATCGTCCGATTCTGGCCCTGAAAAAAACCATTGTCGGGCTGAGTCAGGGCAATGGCGATTTAACCCAGCGCCTTGAGGTCACAACCGAAGACGATTTGGGACAGATGGCAGACGGAGTGAACAAGTTTATTGCCAGCCTGCAAAACATGATGCTGGATATTCATAGCGCCACCCTCAGCCTGAAAGATAATATTTCCCGGCTGAAACATCAGTCTGAAGATAATGCATCCATTCTGTACCAGCACATGCAGGAAACGGAACAGGTTGTCACCGCCATTGAAGAGATGAGCGCCACCGCTGACTCCGTCGCACAAAATGCCGGAGAAGCGGCTCAGTTCACCAAAGAAGCGGCAACCATTGGCAGTAATGCACTCATGGTCATGGACGAAGGAAAAGGAAAAGTCATCAGTCTGGTTGATGAAGTAGATACCACAGCCAACAGTCTGCTGGCAATGAGTGAAGAAACCAAAGATATCAATGCCGTTCTGACCGTCATTGGTGACATCGCTGAACAAACCAATCTGCTGGCACTCAATGCTGCCATTGAAGCTGCAAGGGCCGGAGAACAGGGACGCGGTTTTGCCGTAGTCGCCGATGAAGTCCGGGCACTGGCCAGCAGAACCCAGTCCAGCACCGAAGAAATTGAACAGGCGCTCAACCGCCTGCAATCAAGAAATGCTCAGGTTGTCGATGCGATGAATGCCACCAAGGTCACCTGTCAGGAAACTTCTGACAGCACGGAAGAGGTCAGCAACAGTATTACTTCTCTGACCAGTCAGGTCTCCGGCATCACTGAACTCAGCATGCAGATTGCAACCGCTGCAGAAGAGCAAAGCAGTGTGTCACAGGAAATCAGCCGTAACATGAATGCGATTAATGACATGGTCAGTCAGCTGAATCAAAATGGTGAAAACACGGTCAAACAGACCGATGATATTGAGCAGGTGAATACCGGACTCATGAATATGATCAATCAGTTCAAGCTGAAATAA
- a CDS encoding methyl-accepting chemotaxis protein: protein MFPIIFLAVILAGLLAFMMFMTSMQKESLRMQTEHYFEALSEVLNADRDIYQARLAQEKLLTGEGNPQQNKADFEENAQQVIDRFQQFRLHLKDQPAELLSPFESFDIRYQDWLRASRNSLQYVASELTPQPYPVLESQFRKIRQMLDKAGENLRMYARQSEQNPATTAKDIVRYVEAITEILNADRDMYQARLAQQKIFSQPANLTTYKAEFETNASQVLQRFHNYLSHLTTEPELTSPYAEFDTLYNEWLQESRKILASLSQSGPATNQAPAPQSQEVRLSAIKFEEIRKMLDKAGENIRAHSRVMEKQMDEKSARYQNNAMVVIAGAFLVAMIFGYLVPRKLTRDVEDMVNRIREIALGDGDLTQKIQSTAKDELGDLANEFDNFVERLRTIINSIQQQSHELGSMTGELNHASEKTGNITHTLVSASESIVSAGQEMTMSNQQMAEVASDTASEAENSTTMTRQGIAAVDASHEAIIQLVCGIENALTQADELEKSSELIASVLEVIRNIADQTNLLALNAAIEAARAGEQGRGFAVVADEVRVLATKTQDSTNEIETMIEGLRRNVSQSSAAIRESKRNAETTASNFDEVTRVFHILSESFNKVQAMAEQTALATQKQSGVADDINHNLASLKDQTTTVQDISELIQQHAGQISTLYNGLDAQVGNFRV from the coding sequence ATGTTTCCGATTATATTCCTCGCTGTCATTCTTGCAGGATTGCTTGCTTTTATGATGTTTATGACCAGCATGCAGAAAGAATCATTACGGATGCAAACGGAGCATTATTTTGAAGCTTTATCTGAAGTACTCAATGCTGACCGGGATATTTATCAGGCCCGTCTGGCTCAGGAAAAATTACTCACAGGAGAAGGAAACCCACAGCAGAACAAAGCAGATTTTGAGGAAAACGCACAGCAGGTCATTGATCGTTTTCAACAGTTCAGGCTTCATCTGAAAGATCAACCGGCTGAGTTACTCTCTCCGTTTGAATCATTTGATATCCGCTATCAGGACTGGCTCCGTGCCAGCAGAAATTCATTACAATATGTCGCCAGTGAGTTAACCCCGCAACCTTATCCGGTACTGGAGAGTCAGTTCAGAAAGATACGACAGATGCTCGACAAAGCCGGGGAAAACTTAAGAATGTACGCCCGTCAGTCAGAACAAAACCCGGCAACCACAGCAAAAGATATCGTCCGCTATGTAGAAGCGATCACTGAGATCCTCAATGCAGACAGAGATATGTATCAGGCACGCCTTGCCCAGCAGAAGATATTCAGCCAGCCTGCAAATCTGACAACTTACAAAGCGGAATTTGAAACCAATGCCAGTCAGGTTTTGCAACGATTTCATAACTATCTCAGCCACCTCACGACAGAACCGGAGCTGACTTCTCCCTATGCTGAATTTGACACCCTTTACAATGAATGGCTGCAGGAGAGCCGCAAAATCCTGGCTTCACTGTCACAATCCGGTCCGGCAACAAATCAGGCTCCTGCCCCGCAATCTCAGGAAGTCCGGTTATCCGCTATCAAATTTGAGGAAATACGCAAGATGCTCGACAAAGCCGGAGAAAATATCCGCGCTCATTCCAGAGTCATGGAAAAACAGATGGATGAGAAATCTGCCCGCTACCAGAATAATGCGATGGTGGTGATTGCCGGCGCATTTTTAGTGGCCATGATATTTGGTTATCTGGTGCCCAGAAAGCTCACCCGGGATGTTGAAGATATGGTAAATCGGATCAGGGAAATAGCATTAGGTGATGGCGATCTGACCCAGAAAATACAGTCCACAGCGAAAGATGAACTGGGAGATCTTGCCAACGAATTTGATAATTTTGTTGAACGGCTGCGGACTATTATCAACAGTATTCAGCAACAGTCTCACGAACTTGGCAGTATGACCGGGGAACTGAATCACGCCTCAGAAAAGACCGGAAATATCACCCATACGCTGGTCTCCGCCTCCGAATCAATCGTCAGTGCGGGGCAGGAAATGACGATGTCCAACCAGCAAATGGCTGAAGTCGCAAGTGATACGGCGTCGGAAGCAGAAAACTCAACCACAATGACCCGCCAGGGGATCGCTGCGGTCGATGCCTCACATGAGGCAATTATCCAGCTGGTATGCGGTATAGAAAATGCGTTGACCCAGGCTGATGAGCTTGAAAAAAGCTCAGAACTTATCGCTTCAGTTCTGGAAGTCATTCGGAATATAGCCGATCAAACCAACCTGCTGGCATTGAATGCGGCCATTGAAGCTGCCAGAGCCGGAGAACAGGGACGCGGATTTGCCGTCGTCGCGGATGAAGTCAGAGTCCTGGCAACAAAAACGCAGGACAGTACCAATGAAATAGAAACGATGATTGAAGGTCTGAGAAGAAATGTGAGTCAATCTTCTGCCGCAATCAGGGAAAGCAAACGTAATGCAGAAACAACCGCATCAAATTTTGATGAAGTCACCCGGGTTTTCCACATTTTGAGCGAATCATTTAATAAAGTGCAGGCGATGGCCGAACAAACCGCTTTAGCGACTCAGAAACAGTCAGGCGTCGCGGATGACATCAATCACAATCTGGCTTCCCTCAAAGATCAGACCACAACCGTTCAGGATATCTCTGAGCTGATTCAACAACATGCAGGTCAGATATCCACACTGTATAACGGCCTGGATGCTCAGGTTGGGAATTTCCGGGTGTAA
- a CDS encoding methyl-accepting chemotaxis protein → MLNFGFKTALLLSVIAIVTLTVGSSNYLSYLRASDILHDTIYEGVEQRVTLEGKTVSDYITAKTKAVVNLADDYRKYRYTSNHAERMRVGAISALIPTLTAGFANGDAFASFENNIWVKGKNPPNYDPRKRGWYQDAMRSSGPIFTDPYNDATTGELMVSIGQHASNGTVILADIPLTVLSETVSQIQIKGAVALIMTDDSTVLASSSPVVQTGKKVTDYPSLVHIARGVKNNENTIQDYTLDGVDKVMFSQRIKYGDKDWYMMIGLDNDVVFSQLNEMRNKSLILTVVYVVLSIIVTLLVLNFLYRPILALKKTIIGLSQGNGDLTHRLDVESNDDLGQIADGINKFIASLQSMMLDIQAATFTLKDNIAKLKLQSEDNSSILNHHVQETEQIVTAIEEMSATADSVAQNASDAAQFTKEAAGIGNGALSNVDEAKTRVTNLVDDVDTTASSLQAMSDETKDISTVLNVIGDIAEQTNLLALNAAIEAARAGEQGRGFAVVADEVRALASRTQSSTEEIEQALNRLLSRNTQVVDAMNGTKSACQETSETTDQVSDSINSLTEQVSGITELTIQIATAAEEQSSVSQEISRNMTAINDIVNQLNKNGEEGLKQTENINQVNTNLADIVGKFKLQ, encoded by the coding sequence ATGCTGAACTTCGGTTTCAAGACAGCATTGCTGTTATCCGTGATAGCAATTGTCACGCTTACGGTTGGCTCATCCAATTATCTGTCATATCTGCGGGCCAGCGATATTCTTCACGATACAATTTATGAAGGTGTTGAACAACGCGTCACCCTTGAAGGTAAAACGGTATCAGATTACATCACGGCAAAAACCAAAGCTGTCGTCAATCTTGCCGATGATTACCGGAAGTATCGTTACACCAGCAACCATGCCGAACGGATGCGGGTGGGTGCAATTTCAGCGTTAATCCCGACATTGACCGCAGGCTTTGCTAATGGTGATGCCTTTGCCTCTTTCGAAAATAATATCTGGGTCAAAGGTAAAAATCCGCCCAACTATGATCCGAGAAAAAGAGGCTGGTATCAGGATGCCATGCGTTCATCCGGCCCGATATTTACTGATCCTTACAATGACGCTACCACCGGGGAACTCATGGTCAGTATCGGTCAGCATGCCAGCAATGGCACTGTGATTCTGGCCGATATTCCCTTAACCGTGCTGTCTGAAACCGTGTCACAGATCCAAATCAAAGGGGCTGTAGCCTTAATCATGACGGATGATTCTACGGTACTTGCCAGCTCATCTCCCGTGGTACAAACCGGGAAGAAGGTCACCGACTATCCGTCGCTGGTGCATATCGCCCGGGGGGTGAAAAACAATGAAAACACAATTCAGGACTATACTCTGGACGGCGTGGATAAAGTCATGTTCTCACAAAGAATCAAATACGGCGATAAAGACTGGTACATGATGATCGGCCTGGATAACGATGTTGTATTCAGCCAGTTGAATGAAATGAGAAATAAGTCACTCATTCTGACTGTTGTTTATGTCGTTCTCAGTATCATTGTGACCCTGCTGGTCCTCAATTTCCTGTACCGGCCGATCTTAGCCCTGAAAAAAACAATCATCGGGCTGAGCCAGGGGAATGGCGATTTAACCCATCGCCTTGATGTGGAATCCAATGATGATTTGGGACAAATAGCTGATGGCATTAATAAATTTATCGCCAGCCTGCAAAGTATGATGCTCGATATTCAGGCAGCAACCTTTACGCTGAAAGACAACATCGCCAAACTGAAACTTCAGTCTGAAGACAATTCTTCGATACTGAATCATCATGTTCAGGAAACCGAACAAATTGTGACTGCGATTGAAGAGATGAGTGCTACTGCGGACTCTGTCGCCCAGAACGCCAGTGATGCTGCTCAGTTTACTAAGGAAGCAGCTGGTATAGGAAACGGTGCTCTGTCCAACGTTGATGAAGCAAAAACCAGGGTGACCAATCTGGTCGATGATGTTGACACCACAGCCAGCAGCCTGCAGGCAATGAGTGACGAAACCAAAGACATCAGCACTGTGCTGAACGTCATCGGAGACATTGCTGAACAAACCAACTTGCTGGCCCTGAATGCCGCCATTGAAGCAGCCAGAGCCGGTGAACAGGGGCGTGGATTTGCCGTCGTGGCGGATGAAGTCCGGGCGTTAGCCAGCAGAACCCAGTCCAGTACCGAAGAGATAGAACAGGCGCTCAACCGTTTACTATCCCGGAATACACAGGTCGTCGATGCGATGAACGGCACCAAATCGGCCTGTCAGGAAACCTCTGAAACAACGGATCAGGTCAGTGACAGCATCAATTCTCTGACGGAACAGGTCTCCGGGATTACAGAACTGACGATTCAGATTGCCACTGCCGCAGAAGAGCAAAGCAGCGTTTCGCAGGAAATCAGCCGCAATATGACCGCAATTAACGATATTGTTAACCAGCTCAATAAAAATGGCGAAGAAGGGCTGAAACAGACAGAAAATATTAATCAGGTCAATACCAATCTGGCTGATATCGTCGGAAAATTTAAACTACAATAA
- a CDS encoding methyl-accepting chemotaxis protein, with translation MLNFGFKKTLLFSIIAIVALTVGSSNYLSYLRASDIFRESIYKGMEERVALEAQKVSTYIRSKTSAVTNIAGKYRENRYTENHAQRMQIGAAAAHIPTLTVSFATGDTYASFNNPKWIDGKNPPDFDPRKRSWYQDAVNSTSPVLTDPYMDAATGQPMVSVGQHAGQGTVVLADIPLSVLSETVKEIRLKGVVALITTEDSTILASTSAVAKAGTKMTNYPDLARTARSLTTHQQSVEDYVLNGVDKVMFSQRIKYGDKNWYMLIGLDKDVVFGKINEMKYKAFMLTSIYIVLSIIITLLVLNYLYRPILALKKTISGLSQGNGDLTQRLDINTDDDLGQIADGVNQFIGSLQNMMLDIQASTLSLKDNISGLKVQSEDNAAILNQHMQETEQVVTAIEEMSATADSVAQNAGEAAQYTKEAATIGNDAQTIMETGKNKVISLVDEVDSTASSLLAMSEETKDINAVLTVIGDIAEQTNLLALNAAIEAARAGEQGRGFAVVADEVRALASRTQSSTEEIEQALNRLLSRNTQVVDSMNATKATCQETSDSTEEVSNSITSLTSQVSGITELSMQIATAAEEQSSVSQEISRNMSAINDMVSQLNQNGENTVKQTDDIEQVNTGLINIINQFKLQ, from the coding sequence ATGCTAAATTTCGGGTTTAAGAAAACACTCTTGTTTTCTATTATTGCCATTGTGGCTTTAACTGTTGGTTCATCCAACTATCTGTCTTACCTGCGGGCCAGTGACATATTCAGGGAGTCGATTTACAAAGGCATGGAAGAACGGGTTGCGCTGGAGGCGCAGAAAGTTTCCACTTACATCAGGTCAAAAACCAGCGCTGTCACCAATATTGCCGGTAAATACCGGGAAAACAGGTACACGGAAAATCATGCGCAGCGGATGCAGATTGGCGCAGCGGCGGCACATATCCCGACACTGACTGTCAGCTTCGCCACCGGAGACACTTACGCTTCATTTAACAATCCCAAATGGATAGATGGCAAAAACCCACCGGATTTTGACCCAAGAAAACGAAGCTGGTATCAGGATGCAGTCAACAGCACCAGTCCGGTACTTACCGACCCCTATATGGATGCAGCAACCGGTCAGCCGATGGTCAGCGTTGGCCAGCATGCAGGTCAGGGAACGGTTGTCCTTGCTGACATTCCGTTAAGCGTTCTTTCTGAAACCGTCAAAGAAATTCGCCTCAAAGGTGTCGTGGCGCTCATCACCACTGAAGATTCAACCATTCTTGCCAGTACCTCAGCCGTTGCCAAAGCCGGCACCAAAATGACCAATTATCCGGATCTCGCCAGAACTGCCAGATCGCTGACAACACATCAACAATCAGTGGAAGACTATGTGTTAAACGGTGTTGACAAAGTGATGTTCTCTCAGCGGATTAAATACGGCGATAAGAACTGGTATATGCTGATTGGTCTGGATAAAGATGTTGTGTTCGGTAAAATCAATGAAATGAAATACAAAGCATTCATGCTGACAAGTATCTATATTGTACTGAGTATAATCATCACCTTGCTGGTGCTGAACTACCTCTATCGCCCGATTCTGGCACTGAAAAAAACCATCTCGGGGCTGTCTCAGGGTAATGGGGATCTCACACAACGGCTGGATATCAATACCGACGATGATCTGGGTCAGATAGCCGATGGCGTCAACCAGTTTATCGGCAGCCTGCAAAACATGATGCTGGACATTCAAGCCTCAACCCTCAGCCTGAAAGACAACATCTCTGGTCTGAAGGTGCAGTCAGAGGATAATGCCGCGATTCTGAATCAGCATATGCAGGAAACCGAACAGGTTGTCACCGCCATTGAAGAAATGAGTGCCACTGCAGATTCTGTCGCTCAAAATGCCGGTGAAGCCGCGCAATATACCAAAGAGGCAGCAACAATCGGCAACGATGCGCAGACCATCATGGAAACGGGTAAAAATAAAGTCATCAGCCTGGTGGATGAAGTCGATTCGACCGCCAGCAGTCTGCTGGCAATGAGTGAAGAAACCAAAGATATCAATGCCGTTCTGACCGTCATTGGTGACATCGCTGAACAAACTAACCTGCTGGCACTCAATGCTGCCATTGAAGCTGCAAGGGCCGGAGAGCAGGGACGCGGTTTTGCCGTAGTCGCCGATGAAGTCCGGGCACTGGCCAGCAGAACCCAGTCCAGCACCGAAGAAATTGAACAGGCCCTGAACCGCCTGCTTTCACGGAATACGCAGGTCGTGGATTCAATGAATGCGACCAAAGCCACCTGCCAGGAAACCTCTGACAGTACGGAAGAGGTCAGCAACAGCATTACTTCTCTGACCAGTCAGGTCTCCGGCATCACTGAACTCAGCATGCAGATTGCAACCGCTGCAGAAGAGCAAAGCAGTGTGTCACAGGAAATCAGCCGCAACATGAGTGCGATTAATGACATGGTCAGTCAGCTGAATCAAAATGGTGAAAACACGGTCAAACAGACCGATGATATTGAGCAGGTAAACACCGGACTCATCAATATCATCAACCAGTTTAAGCTTCAGTAA
- a CDS encoding VOC family protein has product MIIDHIGMGVADYEASKAFYLKSLEPLGISLVTEIYGWAGFGKENKAEFWIGTGDVVQHPMHIAFLADSREDVDRFYQAAISAGAADNGQPGIRERYHANYYGAFVIDPDGHNIEAVCHKAINQ; this is encoded by the coding sequence ATGATTATCGATCACATCGGTATGGGTGTTGCCGATTATGAGGCAAGTAAAGCATTTTACCTGAAGTCACTGGAACCTTTAGGGATCAGTTTAGTGACAGAGATTTATGGCTGGGCAGGCTTTGGAAAAGAGAATAAGGCTGAATTCTGGATTGGAACCGGTGACGTGGTTCAGCATCCGATGCATATTGCATTTCTTGCTGATTCCCGTGAAGACGTTGATCGGTTTTATCAGGCTGCAATATCAGCAGGGGCAGCAGATAATGGTCAGCCTGGCATCAGGGAGAGATATCATGCAAATTATTACGGGGCTTTTGTGATTGATCCGGATGGGCATAATATTGAGGCTGTCTGCCACAAAGCCATTAACCAATAA
- the alsS gene encoding acetolactate synthase AlsS, whose amino-acid sequence MKSSTVHKMHEAQPEVSINGAQLIARQLEQQGTKFIFGIPGAKIDRLFDAIEDTNIQMIPVRHEANGAFMAGVVGRLTGKAGVTMVTSGPGCGNLLSGLATATSEGDPLVAIGGAVKRADKEKLTHQSMDTVNIFRPVTKFSAEIQHVDAAGEVMANAFRAAEYGRAGASFVSLPQDVLGDMTSNEMIVPNHQPVLGAADQDAILDAVKEIDKAKRCVVLLGLQASRPENASAIGRFLDKTQLPVVGTYQAAGAVDISYYNRFGGRIGLFNNQPGDLLLADADLILTIGYSPIEYDPELWNQQHTPVVHLDVMAADFDRCYQPCVEVIGHISRTLDIMTERLGDKSQLSLTASTILGEVAQQRQLITSYASKSYLDGFHPLEVLKAMQAVITPDTTLCLDMGSFHIWIARYLSCFRARQMLISNGQQTMGVALPWGIGASLLNPGQKVISVSGDGGFMQSSMELETAVRLKSNIVHIIWVDNGYNMVAIQELKKYQRHACVDFGPIDFKAYADSFGAKGMAVTEPSMLMPVLREAMEAEGPVVVAIPVDYKDNHKLMAPRKVGSLDSVFS is encoded by the coding sequence ATGAAATCATCAACCGTACATAAAATGCATGAAGCTCAGCCAGAAGTATCAATCAACGGAGCTCAGCTGATTGCGCGTCAGTTAGAACAACAAGGCACAAAATTCATTTTTGGTATTCCCGGCGCAAAAATTGACCGGCTCTTCGACGCGATTGAAGATACCAACATTCAGATGATACCGGTGCGTCACGAAGCCAATGGTGCATTTATGGCCGGTGTTGTCGGACGTTTAACCGGAAAAGCTGGTGTCACGATGGTGACTTCCGGGCCGGGATGCGGCAATTTGCTTTCAGGTCTGGCAACGGCAACATCAGAAGGTGATCCGCTGGTTGCTATTGGCGGTGCAGTAAAACGTGCAGATAAAGAAAAACTGACTCACCAGAGCATGGATACCGTGAATATTTTTCGTCCGGTCACTAAGTTCAGTGCTGAAATTCAGCATGTGGATGCCGCTGGTGAAGTGATGGCAAATGCCTTCCGGGCTGCGGAATATGGCAGAGCCGGGGCTTCTTTCGTCAGTTTGCCACAGGATGTTCTGGGCGATATGACATCCAATGAAATGATTGTACCGAATCACCAGCCGGTTTTAGGTGCTGCCGATCAGGATGCCATCCTTGATGCGGTTAAAGAGATTGATAAGGCGAAACGTTGTGTGGTTTTACTCGGTCTGCAGGCCAGCCGTCCGGAAAATGCATCCGCCATTGGTCGTTTCCTTGACAAAACTCAGTTGCCGGTTGTCGGGACTTATCAGGCTGCTGGTGCAGTTGATATCAGTTATTACAACCGTTTTGGCGGCCGGATCGGATTATTCAATAATCAGCCGGGTGATTTGCTGTTGGCGGATGCCGACTTAATCCTGACCATTGGTTACAGCCCGATTGAGTATGATCCTGAGTTATGGAATCAGCAACATACACCGGTTGTTCATCTGGATGTGATGGCTGCTGATTTTGATCGCTGCTATCAGCCTTGTGTTGAAGTGATTGGACATATTTCCAGAACACTGGACATCATGACGGAAAGGCTGGGCGATAAAAGTCAGCTGTCACTGACTGCCAGTACCATTCTGGGTGAGGTTGCCCAGCAGCGCCAGCTCATTACCAGTTACGCCTCTAAATCATATCTGGATGGATTCCATCCGCTGGAAGTGCTGAAAGCGATGCAGGCTGTGATTACGCCGGATACCACTTTGTGTCTGGATATGGGAAGTTTTCACATCTGGATTGCCCGTTATCTGAGCTGCTTCCGGGCACGTCAGATGCTGATTTCGAATGGTCAGCAAACCATGGGTGTCGCACTGCCCTGGGGCATTGGTGCGAGCCTGTTGAATCCCGGACAGAAAGTGATTTCAGTCTCAGGTGATGGCGGATTCATGCAATCCAGTATGGAGCTTGAAACGGCCGTGCGCCTGAAAAGTAACATCGTGCACATTATCTGGGTTGATAATGGTTACAACATGGTCGCGATTCAGGAGCTGAAGAAATATCAGCGTCATGCCTGTGTTGATTTCGGCCCGATTGATTTCAAAGCTTATGCAGATTCTTTTGGTGCAAAAGGCATGGCGGTGACTGAGCCTTCTATGTTGATGCCGGTTCTGCGTGAAGCGATGGAGGCTGAAGGTCCGGTTGTTGTTGCAATACCGGTTGATTATAAAGATAACCACAAATTAATGGCGCCAAGAAAAGTCGGCAGTCTTGATTCTGTATTCAGTTAA
- a CDS encoding SDR family NAD(P)-dependent oxidoreductase produces MKGIEGKTALVTGAANGIGAAIARRLYTEGATLILVDWNQEQLEQTAQQFDADKIMTLKVDVSDPQQVETMVTEGVNRFGRLDILVNNAGVHIPGTVLETSVEDWKKISGVDIDGVVYCSKFALPELLKTKGCIVNTASVSGLGGDWGAAFYCAAKGAVVNLTRAMALDHGEAGVRINAVCPSLVKTNMTNGWPQEIRDKFNERIALGRAAEPDEIASVVTFLVSDDASFLTGVNLPVDGGATASDGQPKIV; encoded by the coding sequence ATGAAAGGTATTGAGGGTAAAACAGCACTTGTGACGGGTGCTGCAAATGGGATTGGTGCTGCAATTGCCCGCAGACTGTATACCGAAGGTGCAACACTGATTTTAGTTGACTGGAATCAGGAACAGCTGGAGCAAACTGCGCAGCAGTTTGATGCGGATAAGATCATGACACTGAAAGTGGATGTTTCTGATCCACAACAGGTTGAGACCATGGTCACTGAAGGGGTAAATCGTTTTGGCCGGCTGGATATTCTGGTAAATAACGCGGGTGTTCACATTCCGGGGACTGTATTGGAAACAAGTGTTGAAGACTGGAAGAAAATCTCTGGTGTCGACATTGACGGCGTCGTTTACTGTTCAAAATTTGCTTTGCCGGAACTGCTTAAAACCAAAGGTTGTATTGTTAATACAGCCTCCGTTTCCGGATTAGGGGGTGACTGGGGGGCTGCATTTTACTGTGCAGCGAAAGGGGCGGTTGTGAACCTGACCCGTGCGATGGCGCTGGATCATGGTGAAGCCGGGGTGCGGATTAACGCCGTGTGCCCGAGCCTGGTGAAAACCAATATGACCAATGGCTGGCCTCAGGAAATCCGGGATAAGTTTAATGAAAGAATCGCCCTTGGGCGTGCAGCAGAGCCGGATGAAATCGCCTCTGTTGTGACCTTTTTAGTCAGCGATGACGCTTCCTTCCTCACCGGAGTGAATTTACCGGTTGATGGCGGGGCAACCGCTTCAGATGGACAACCTAAGATTGTCTGA